One genomic region from Phocoena sinus isolate mPhoSin1 chromosome 3, mPhoSin1.pri, whole genome shotgun sequence encodes:
- the PRR7 gene encoding proline-rich protein 7, with translation MVMSQGTYTFLTCFAGFWLIWGLIVLLCCFCSFLRRRLKRRQEERLREQNLRALELEPLELEGSQAGSPPGLAPPPPPHRGRLEAPAHAHQHVHVHPMLHHGPAQPHAHPHAHHHALPHPPPQHLSVPPRPWSYPRQAESDTSKPPCYEEAVLMAEPPPPYSEVLTDTRGLYRKIVTPFLSRRDSAEKQEQPPPSYKPLFLDRGYTSALHLPSAPRPAPPCPALCLQADRSRRVFPSWTDSELSSREPLEHGAWRLPVSIPLFGRTTAV, from the exons aTGGTTATGTCCCAGGGCACCTACACGTTCCTCACGTGCTTTGCCGGTTTCTGGCTCATCTGGGGTCTCATCGTCCTACTCTGCTGCTTCTGCAGCTTCCTGCGCCGCCGCCTCAAACGGCGCCAGGAGGAGCGGCTGCGTGAGCAGAATCTGCGCGCGCTTGAGCTGGAGCCCCTTGAGCTCGAGGGCAGCCAGGCCGGGAGCCCCCCTGGCCTGGCGCCCCCGCCACCACCTCACCGCGGCCGTCTCGAGGCGCCGGCGCACGCCCACCAGCATGTGCACGTGCATCCGATGCTGCACCACGGGCCCGCGCAGCCGCACGCGCACCCGCACGCACACCACCACGCGCTTCCGCACCCACCGCCGCAGCACCTATCAGTACCGCCGCGGCCGTGGAGCTACCCGCGCCAAG CGGAATCGGACACGTCCAAGCCACCGTGCTACGAAGAGGCGGTGCTGATGGCCGAGCCGCCGCCGCCCTACAGCGAGGTGCTCACGGACACGCGCGGCCTCTATCGCAAGATTGTCACGCCCTTTCTGAGCCGCCGCGACAGCGCGGAGAAACAGGAGCAGCCGCCGCCCAGCTACAAGCcgctcttcctggaccggggctacACGTCGGCGCTGCACCTGCCCAGTGCCCCGCGGCCCGCGCCGCCCTGCCCTGCGCTCTGCCTGCAGGCGGACCGCAGCCGTCGGGTCTTCCCCAGCTGGACCGACTCAGAGCTCAGCAGCCGAGAGCCACTGGAGCACGGAGCTTGGCGCCTGCCGGTCTCCATCCCCTTGTTCGGGAGGACTACAGCCGTATAG
- the GRK6 gene encoding G protein-coupled receptor kinase 6 isoform X3 translates to MLQFPHISQCEELRLSLERDYHSLCERQPIGRLLFREFCATRPELTRCIAFLDGVADYEVTPDEKRKECGWRLMQNFLSHTGPDLIPEVPRQLVTNCAQRLEQGPYKDLFQELTRLTHEYLSVAPFADYLDSIYFNRFLQWKWLERQPVTKNTFRQYRVLGKGGFGEVCACQVRATGKMYACKKLEKKRIKKRKGEAMALNEKQILEKVNSRFVVSLAYAYETKDALCLVLTLMNGGDLKFHIYHMGQAGFPEARAVFYAAEICCGLEDLHRERIVYRDLKPENILLDDHGHIRISDLGLAVHVPEGQTIKGRVGTVGYMAPEVVKNERYTFSPDWWALGCLLYEMIAGQSPFQQRKKKIKREEVERLVKEVPEEYSEHFSPQARSLCSQLLCKDPAERLGCGGGGAREVKEHPLFKKLNFKRLGAGMLEPPFKPDPQAIYCKDVLDIEQFSTVKGVELEATDQDFYQKFATGSVSIPWQNEMVETECFQELNVFGLDGSVPPDLDWKGQPPAPPKKGLLQRLFSRQRTAVGTAATVRKSFPPASSSPPASSPQPEAPPGGWR, encoded by the exons ATGCTGCAGTTCCCTCATATCAGCCAGTGCGAAGAGCTGCGGCTCAGCCTTG AGCGTGACTACCACAGCCTGTGCGAGCGGCAGCCCATCGGGCGCCTGCTGTTCCGAGAGTTCTGCGCCACGAGGCCCGAGCTGACCCGCTGCATTGCCTTCCTGGATGGGGTG GCTGACTATGAAGTGACCCCTGATGAGAAGCGGAAGGAGTGTGGGTGGCGGCTAATGCAGAATTTTCTGAGCCACACG GGTCCCGACCTCATCCCTGAGGTCCCCCGGCAACTGGTGACTAACTGTGCCCAGCGGCTGGAGCAGGGGCCCTACAAAGACCTCTTCCAGGAGCTCACCCG GCTGACCCACGAGTACCTGAGTGTGGCCCCTTTTGCCGACTACCTCGACAGCATCTACTTCAACCgtttcctgcagtggaagtggctGGAAag GCAGCCAGTGACCAAAAACACCTTCAGGCAGTACCGAGTCCTGGGCAAAGGTGGCTTTGGGGAG GTATGTGCCTGCCAGGTGCGGGCAACAGGCAAGATGTACGCCTGCAAGAAGCTGGAGAAGAAGCGGATCAAGAAGCGGAAAGGGGAGGCCATGGCCCTCAATGAGAAGCAGATCCTGGAGAAAGTGAACAGTAGGTTTGTA GTGAGCTTAGCCTACGCCTATGAGACCAAGGACGCACTGTGCCTGGTGCTGACGCTGATGAACGGAGGCGACCTCAAGTTCCACATCTACCACATGGGCCAGGCTGGCTTCCCCGAGGCTCGGGCCGTCTTCTACGCGGCAGAGATCTGCTGCGGCCTGGAGGACCTGCACCGGGAACGCATCGTGTACAG GGACCTAAAGCCAGAGAACATCCTACTAGATGACCACG GTCACATCCGCATCTCCGACCTGGGGCTGGCAGTGCACGTACCTGAGGGCCAGACGATCAAAGGCCGTGTGGGCACTGTGGGCTACATGG ccccagaggTGGTGAAGAACGAACGGTACACATTCAGCCCGGACTGGTGGGCGCTAGGCTGCCTCCTGTACGAGATGATCGCAGGCCAGTCACCCTTCcagcagagaaaaaagaagatcAAGCGGGAGGAGGTGGAGCGGCTGGTAAAGGAGGTGCCCGAGGAGTACTCGGAGCACTTTTCTCCGCAGGCCCGCTCGCTCTGTTCCCAG CTCCTCTGCAAGGACCCTGCTGAGCgcctggggtgtggggggggcggTGCCCGCGAGGTGAAGGAGCACCCCCTCTTCAAGAAGCTGAACTTCAAGCGGCTGGGAGCCGGCATGCTAGAACCACCCTTCAAGCCTGAT ccccaggccattTACTGCAAGGATGTTCTGGATATCGAACAGTTCTCCACAGTTAAGGGTGTGGAGCTGGAAGCCACTGACCAGGACTTCTACCAGAAATTTGCCACGGGCAGTGTGTCCATCCCCTGGCAGAATGAG ATGGTGGAGACCGAGTGCTTCCAGGAGCTGAATGTCTTCGGGCTGGATGGCTCGGTTCCCCCAGACCTGGACTGGAAGGGCCAGCCGCCTGCACCCCCAAAGAAGGGACTGCTGCAGAGGCTCTTCAGTCGCCAG AGGACTGCTGTGGGAACTGCAGCGACAGTGAGGAAGAGCTTCCCGCCCGCCTCGAGCTCCCCACCCGCCTCTAGCCCCCAACCTGAGGCCCCGCCGGGCGGTTGGCGGTAG
- the GRK6 gene encoding G protein-coupled receptor kinase 6 isoform X1: protein MWLGGGRGGSGGGNRKGKSKKWRQMLQFPHISQCEELRLSLERDYHSLCERQPIGRLLFREFCATRPELTRCIAFLDGVADYEVTPDEKRKECGWRLMQNFLSHTGPDLIPEVPRQLVTNCAQRLEQGPYKDLFQELTRLTHEYLSVAPFADYLDSIYFNRFLQWKWLERQPVTKNTFRQYRVLGKGGFGEVCACQVRATGKMYACKKLEKKRIKKRKGEAMALNEKQILEKVNSRFVVSLAYAYETKDALCLVLTLMNGGDLKFHIYHMGQAGFPEARAVFYAAEICCGLEDLHRERIVYRDLKPENILLDDHGHIRISDLGLAVHVPEGQTIKGRVGTVGYMAPEVVKNERYTFSPDWWALGCLLYEMIAGQSPFQQRKKKIKREEVERLVKEVPEEYSEHFSPQARSLCSQLLCKDPAERLGCGGGGAREVKEHPLFKKLNFKRLGAGMLEPPFKPDPQAIYCKDVLDIEQFSTVKGVELEATDQDFYQKFATGSVSIPWQNEMVETECFQELNVFGLDGSVPPDLDWKGQPPAPPKKGLLQRLFSRQRTAVGTAATVRKSFPPASSSPPASSPQPEAPPGGWR from the exons Atgtggctgggaggagggagaggaggaa GTGGTGGCGGGAATCGCAAAGGCAAAAGCAAGAAATGGCGTCAGATGCTGCAGTTCCCTCATATCAGCCAGTGCGAAGAGCTGCGGCTCAGCCTTG AGCGTGACTACCACAGCCTGTGCGAGCGGCAGCCCATCGGGCGCCTGCTGTTCCGAGAGTTCTGCGCCACGAGGCCCGAGCTGACCCGCTGCATTGCCTTCCTGGATGGGGTG GCTGACTATGAAGTGACCCCTGATGAGAAGCGGAAGGAGTGTGGGTGGCGGCTAATGCAGAATTTTCTGAGCCACACG GGTCCCGACCTCATCCCTGAGGTCCCCCGGCAACTGGTGACTAACTGTGCCCAGCGGCTGGAGCAGGGGCCCTACAAAGACCTCTTCCAGGAGCTCACCCG GCTGACCCACGAGTACCTGAGTGTGGCCCCTTTTGCCGACTACCTCGACAGCATCTACTTCAACCgtttcctgcagtggaagtggctGGAAag GCAGCCAGTGACCAAAAACACCTTCAGGCAGTACCGAGTCCTGGGCAAAGGTGGCTTTGGGGAG GTATGTGCCTGCCAGGTGCGGGCAACAGGCAAGATGTACGCCTGCAAGAAGCTGGAGAAGAAGCGGATCAAGAAGCGGAAAGGGGAGGCCATGGCCCTCAATGAGAAGCAGATCCTGGAGAAAGTGAACAGTAGGTTTGTA GTGAGCTTAGCCTACGCCTATGAGACCAAGGACGCACTGTGCCTGGTGCTGACGCTGATGAACGGAGGCGACCTCAAGTTCCACATCTACCACATGGGCCAGGCTGGCTTCCCCGAGGCTCGGGCCGTCTTCTACGCGGCAGAGATCTGCTGCGGCCTGGAGGACCTGCACCGGGAACGCATCGTGTACAG GGACCTAAAGCCAGAGAACATCCTACTAGATGACCACG GTCACATCCGCATCTCCGACCTGGGGCTGGCAGTGCACGTACCTGAGGGCCAGACGATCAAAGGCCGTGTGGGCACTGTGGGCTACATGG ccccagaggTGGTGAAGAACGAACGGTACACATTCAGCCCGGACTGGTGGGCGCTAGGCTGCCTCCTGTACGAGATGATCGCAGGCCAGTCACCCTTCcagcagagaaaaaagaagatcAAGCGGGAGGAGGTGGAGCGGCTGGTAAAGGAGGTGCCCGAGGAGTACTCGGAGCACTTTTCTCCGCAGGCCCGCTCGCTCTGTTCCCAG CTCCTCTGCAAGGACCCTGCTGAGCgcctggggtgtggggggggcggTGCCCGCGAGGTGAAGGAGCACCCCCTCTTCAAGAAGCTGAACTTCAAGCGGCTGGGAGCCGGCATGCTAGAACCACCCTTCAAGCCTGAT ccccaggccattTACTGCAAGGATGTTCTGGATATCGAACAGTTCTCCACAGTTAAGGGTGTGGAGCTGGAAGCCACTGACCAGGACTTCTACCAGAAATTTGCCACGGGCAGTGTGTCCATCCCCTGGCAGAATGAG ATGGTGGAGACCGAGTGCTTCCAGGAGCTGAATGTCTTCGGGCTGGATGGCTCGGTTCCCCCAGACCTGGACTGGAAGGGCCAGCCGCCTGCACCCCCAAAGAAGGGACTGCTGCAGAGGCTCTTCAGTCGCCAG AGGACTGCTGTGGGAACTGCAGCGACAGTGAGGAAGAGCTTCCCGCCCGCCTCGAGCTCCCCACCCGCCTCTAGCCCCCAACCTGAGGCCCCGCCGGGCGGTTGGCGGTAG
- the GRK6 gene encoding G protein-coupled receptor kinase 6 isoform X2, with translation MELENIVANTVLLKAREGGGGNRKGKSKKWRQMLQFPHISQCEELRLSLERDYHSLCERQPIGRLLFREFCATRPELTRCIAFLDGVADYEVTPDEKRKECGWRLMQNFLSHTGPDLIPEVPRQLVTNCAQRLEQGPYKDLFQELTRLTHEYLSVAPFADYLDSIYFNRFLQWKWLERQPVTKNTFRQYRVLGKGGFGEVCACQVRATGKMYACKKLEKKRIKKRKGEAMALNEKQILEKVNSRFVVSLAYAYETKDALCLVLTLMNGGDLKFHIYHMGQAGFPEARAVFYAAEICCGLEDLHRERIVYRDLKPENILLDDHGHIRISDLGLAVHVPEGQTIKGRVGTVGYMAPEVVKNERYTFSPDWWALGCLLYEMIAGQSPFQQRKKKIKREEVERLVKEVPEEYSEHFSPQARSLCSQLLCKDPAERLGCGGGGAREVKEHPLFKKLNFKRLGAGMLEPPFKPDPQAIYCKDVLDIEQFSTVKGVELEATDQDFYQKFATGSVSIPWQNEMVETECFQELNVFGLDGSVPPDLDWKGQPPAPPKKGLLQRLFSRQDCCGNCSDSEEELPARLELPTRL, from the exons ATGGAGCTCGAGAACATCGTAGCGAACACGGTGCTACTCAAGGCCCGGGAAG GTGGTGGCGGGAATCGCAAAGGCAAAAGCAAGAAATGGCGTCAGATGCTGCAGTTCCCTCATATCAGCCAGTGCGAAGAGCTGCGGCTCAGCCTTG AGCGTGACTACCACAGCCTGTGCGAGCGGCAGCCCATCGGGCGCCTGCTGTTCCGAGAGTTCTGCGCCACGAGGCCCGAGCTGACCCGCTGCATTGCCTTCCTGGATGGGGTG GCTGACTATGAAGTGACCCCTGATGAGAAGCGGAAGGAGTGTGGGTGGCGGCTAATGCAGAATTTTCTGAGCCACACG GGTCCCGACCTCATCCCTGAGGTCCCCCGGCAACTGGTGACTAACTGTGCCCAGCGGCTGGAGCAGGGGCCCTACAAAGACCTCTTCCAGGAGCTCACCCG GCTGACCCACGAGTACCTGAGTGTGGCCCCTTTTGCCGACTACCTCGACAGCATCTACTTCAACCgtttcctgcagtggaagtggctGGAAag GCAGCCAGTGACCAAAAACACCTTCAGGCAGTACCGAGTCCTGGGCAAAGGTGGCTTTGGGGAG GTATGTGCCTGCCAGGTGCGGGCAACAGGCAAGATGTACGCCTGCAAGAAGCTGGAGAAGAAGCGGATCAAGAAGCGGAAAGGGGAGGCCATGGCCCTCAATGAGAAGCAGATCCTGGAGAAAGTGAACAGTAGGTTTGTA GTGAGCTTAGCCTACGCCTATGAGACCAAGGACGCACTGTGCCTGGTGCTGACGCTGATGAACGGAGGCGACCTCAAGTTCCACATCTACCACATGGGCCAGGCTGGCTTCCCCGAGGCTCGGGCCGTCTTCTACGCGGCAGAGATCTGCTGCGGCCTGGAGGACCTGCACCGGGAACGCATCGTGTACAG GGACCTAAAGCCAGAGAACATCCTACTAGATGACCACG GTCACATCCGCATCTCCGACCTGGGGCTGGCAGTGCACGTACCTGAGGGCCAGACGATCAAAGGCCGTGTGGGCACTGTGGGCTACATGG ccccagaggTGGTGAAGAACGAACGGTACACATTCAGCCCGGACTGGTGGGCGCTAGGCTGCCTCCTGTACGAGATGATCGCAGGCCAGTCACCCTTCcagcagagaaaaaagaagatcAAGCGGGAGGAGGTGGAGCGGCTGGTAAAGGAGGTGCCCGAGGAGTACTCGGAGCACTTTTCTCCGCAGGCCCGCTCGCTCTGTTCCCAG CTCCTCTGCAAGGACCCTGCTGAGCgcctggggtgtggggggggcggTGCCCGCGAGGTGAAGGAGCACCCCCTCTTCAAGAAGCTGAACTTCAAGCGGCTGGGAGCCGGCATGCTAGAACCACCCTTCAAGCCTGAT ccccaggccattTACTGCAAGGATGTTCTGGATATCGAACAGTTCTCCACAGTTAAGGGTGTGGAGCTGGAAGCCACTGACCAGGACTTCTACCAGAAATTTGCCACGGGCAGTGTGTCCATCCCCTGGCAGAATGAG ATGGTGGAGACCGAGTGCTTCCAGGAGCTGAATGTCTTCGGGCTGGATGGCTCGGTTCCCCCAGACCTGGACTGGAAGGGCCAGCCGCCTGCACCCCCAAAGAAGGGACTGCTGCAGAGGCTCTTCAGTCGCCAG GACTGCTGTGGGAACTGCAGCGACAGTGAGGAAGAGCTTCCCGCCCGCCTCGAGCTCCCCACCCGCCTCTAG